The following coding sequences lie in one Psychrobacter arenosus genomic window:
- a CDS encoding transglutaminase family protein, producing the protein MKKPLAFFNKDQGSSGKPITAITSAVNPVATPTDFVALASGRRTLYDIRSANQAAGITIGRFKTLLGLPAYHWVLLAQLLVILPHLTHLPSWLIGFALVTIGAQLPSIKARFSSIKSLKRLYQGVQMVGFLAGIAGLWLTYQTAFGLDVGIAFLLLCLVSKLWELYQRRDAFVVLNLSLFVLASLFLMDQGLGTTLIVALESLVVLFAFIAMNDTDNDSGEGRLRTLGLLGGAAIPLLLVLFLFFPRLPPLWSVQLSGQRATTGVSDSMSPGDFANLSQSTELAFRIEFPGALPPQSEMYWRGLVFSDFDGVTWTRNANAQAIWPERGLPSWLQEAITTVPAAQRQQVAPYRIILEPTQQSWLYGLDYPLAQAADIGITPQFTLLRRQPVTQQLRYEVLRLPSMRIDTELNPQERQVNLTLPRQGNEQTRALAQQLFAQSGNDPQRYIAAIQTWISQTEFRYTLSPPPLPKDRIDGFLFETKAGFCEHYSSSFTFLMRAAGIPARIVAGYQGGELARNGEVWEVRQLDAHAWSEVWLEGQGWVRVDPTAFVAPERVEQGMDALTQNQGAALFGSGASAQMSYQQFRMLQSLRRLSDQASYYWQKDVVGYDQDKQAKGLFKWFKITSIVQQIVWMAALGVSLLAIIGLLFWWRRRRRWHPVDLPLVQLSKRLSRRDKALGYNEQEGLLGWLERLQQQVEGEQSQAALETLKQDYRRLRYGRLSSAAIDDSDYQQTLQSLKSLAKTIK; encoded by the coding sequence ATGAAAAAGCCTTTAGCCTTTTTTAACAAAGACCAAGGGTCAAGTGGCAAGCCAATTACCGCTATAACATCGGCAGTTAATCCTGTGGCCACTCCTACAGATTTTGTGGCTTTAGCGAGTGGCAGACGTACCTTATACGATATTCGCTCTGCCAATCAGGCCGCTGGTATCACAATCGGACGCTTTAAAACCTTGCTGGGGTTGCCAGCTTATCATTGGGTACTATTAGCGCAACTATTAGTAATCCTGCCACATTTAACCCATCTGCCCAGTTGGCTCATTGGCTTTGCGTTGGTGACGATTGGCGCGCAACTGCCTAGTATCAAAGCCCGCTTTAGCAGCATAAAATCTTTAAAACGCCTCTATCAGGGCGTGCAGATGGTTGGGTTTTTAGCGGGAATAGCGGGGTTATGGCTGACCTACCAAACCGCTTTTGGCTTGGATGTGGGGATAGCTTTTTTATTACTGTGCCTAGTGAGCAAACTCTGGGAGCTCTACCAACGCCGTGATGCTTTTGTCGTTTTAAACTTATCGTTATTTGTATTAGCGTCTCTATTTCTAATGGATCAGGGACTGGGGACTACGCTTATTGTGGCGCTTGAGTCGCTAGTGGTCTTATTTGCCTTTATCGCTATGAATGATACGGATAATGACAGCGGTGAGGGCAGACTGCGTACGTTAGGGTTGCTGGGTGGTGCGGCCATTCCGCTATTACTCGTTCTGTTTTTATTCTTTCCCCGTTTACCGCCACTATGGTCGGTGCAGTTGTCTGGGCAGCGCGCCACAACTGGGGTATCTGACAGCATGTCCCCCGGAGATTTTGCGAATCTAAGTCAGTCTACTGAGTTGGCATTTCGTATTGAATTTCCTGGCGCACTGCCACCACAGAGCGAGATGTATTGGCGCGGCCTAGTCTTTAGTGACTTTGATGGGGTGACCTGGACTCGCAACGCTAATGCGCAAGCCATCTGGCCCGAGCGTGGTCTACCCAGTTGGTTACAGGAGGCTATAACCACTGTACCGGCAGCACAAAGACAGCAAGTCGCCCCTTATCGCATCATTCTAGAGCCTACTCAGCAAAGTTGGTTATACGGACTCGATTACCCATTAGCCCAAGCCGCTGATATTGGTATCACGCCACAATTTACCTTATTGCGCCGTCAGCCTGTCACCCAGCAGTTACGCTATGAGGTCTTGCGTCTGCCGTCCATGCGCATAGACACTGAGCTGAATCCACAAGAGCGTCAGGTCAATTTAACCTTACCACGTCAGGGTAACGAGCAAACTCGAGCCCTAGCTCAGCAGTTATTTGCGCAATCTGGCAACGATCCGCAGCGCTATATTGCCGCTATTCAGACTTGGATCAGCCAAACCGAGTTTCGCTATACTTTATCACCACCACCACTGCCTAAAGACCGCATTGACGGCTTCCTGTTTGAGACTAAAGCGGGTTTTTGTGAGCATTATTCGTCTAGCTTTACTTTTTTGATGCGCGCTGCAGGCATTCCTGCGCGGATTGTAGCAGGGTATCAAGGTGGGGAGCTGGCACGCAATGGCGAGGTTTGGGAGGTGCGGCAATTGGATGCGCATGCTTGGAGTGAGGTCTGGTTAGAAGGACAAGGCTGGGTACGAGTAGACCCTACAGCTTTTGTTGCTCCAGAACGGGTCGAGCAGGGTATGGATGCGTTAACGCAGAATCAAGGTGCAGCACTATTTGGCTCTGGAGCTTCGGCGCAGATGAGTTATCAGCAGTTTCGTATGCTGCAGTCGCTGCGCCGCTTATCGGACCAAGCCAGCTACTATTGGCAAAAAGACGTCGTCGGCTATGACCAAGATAAGCAGGCTAAGGGCTTATTTAAATGGTTTAAAATCACTTCTATTGTGCAACAGATTGTTTGGATGGCTGCGCTCGGTGTCAGTCTATTGGCTATCATCGGGCTGTTATTTTGGTGGCGCCGTCGCCGTCGTTGGCATCCGGTGGATTTACCGCTCGTGCAATTGTCTAAGCGTCTAAGTCGCCGCGATAAGGCCCTAGGCTATAACGAGCAGGAAGGTTTGCTCGGGTGGCTTGAACGATTACAACAGCAGGTAGAGGGTGAGCAAAGTCAGGCAGCCTTAGAGACCCTCAAACAAGATTATCGCCGGTTACGCTACGGCCGCTTAAGTTCAGCCGCCATCGACGATAGCGACTATCAGCAAACTTTACAGTCGCTAAAGAGCTTGGCGAAGACTATTAAATAA
- a CDS encoding MotA/TolQ/ExbB proton channel family protein: MDFAAYWQYTDIVTKTLFFALLALSIASWITGIIRIIHSSKLAKNVSADLTQVITAQRANQDTTVGSFEQRKTQTEQSLLQHIGRYRYQGEKGLPILGTTAAIAPFIGLFGTVWGIFHALHNIGETGQAGLGQVAGPVGEALIMTGLGLAVAIPAVIFYNIAMRLNRKTLYVAHDTAHGLLGQTMQSQTSVATGVSNKATVDDSTAQNNIPPTKVGFTESQNAPNNGRNLSTSTSS; this comes from the coding sequence ATGGACTTTGCAGCTTACTGGCAATACACCGACATCGTAACCAAAACGCTATTTTTTGCCTTACTAGCGCTGTCGATTGCCTCATGGATTACCGGCATAATCCGCATTATCCATAGCAGTAAACTCGCTAAAAATGTCTCAGCCGATTTAACTCAAGTGATAACGGCGCAACGTGCTAATCAAGACACGACAGTGGGCAGCTTTGAGCAACGGAAAACGCAGACTGAGCAGTCCTTATTACAGCATATTGGTCGTTATCGTTATCAAGGCGAGAAAGGTTTACCTATCCTTGGTACCACAGCCGCTATCGCGCCATTTATTGGTTTGTTTGGTACGGTTTGGGGTATCTTTCATGCGTTGCATAATATTGGCGAAACGGGTCAAGCTGGGTTAGGTCAGGTCGCTGGCCCCGTTGGTGAGGCACTTATTATGACTGGTTTAGGTTTGGCTGTTGCTATCCCTGCCGTTATTTTTTATAACATCGCTATGCGCCTGAATCGTAAGACGCTGTATGTTGCTCATGATACTGCCCATGGCTTGCTTGGTCAGACCATGCAGTCTCAAACGTCGGTCGCTACTGGGGTCAGCAATAAAGCTACCGTTGACGATAGCACTGCACAGAACAATATCCCACCGACTAAGGTCGGTTTTACTGAGTCACAGAATGCGCCAAATAATGGCAGAAATTTGTCCACATCAACCAGCTCTTAG
- a CDS encoding ExbD/TolR family protein, with amino-acid sequence MAFQLGDDDMQDMNEMNLIPLIDIMLVLMIIFMVTATVLNPSVPLDLPKTSATVNELPPKTIQVSIDKDAGVYWDDKAITLEELETRFAAQSNEANQPTIQLRADKDSRYDTIAQVLALASQAQLTKIAFVNE; translated from the coding sequence ATGGCGTTTCAATTGGGCGATGATGATATGCAGGATATGAATGAGATGAACCTCATTCCCCTGATCGATATCATGTTGGTATTAATGATTATATTTATGGTAACGGCAACGGTACTGAATCCATCGGTGCCGCTAGACTTACCGAAGACCAGCGCGACAGTGAACGAGTTGCCCCCTAAAACCATCCAAGTCAGTATCGATAAAGACGCGGGTGTCTATTGGGATGATAAAGCGATTACTTTAGAAGAATTGGAGACTCGTTTTGCGGCTCAGAGTAATGAAGCCAATCAACCCACGATTCAGCTGCGTGCCGACAAGGACAGCCGCTATGATACCATTGCGCAGGTATTGGCTCTAGCCAGTCAAGCGCAGTTAACGAAGATTGCCTTTGTTAATGAATAA
- the urtE gene encoding urea ABC transporter ATP-binding subunit UrtE, giving the protein MLEVKQINQYYGGSHILRDVTLQAPVGECSVVLGRNGVGKTTLLKCLMGILPIKSGQILLDGDDITKLSPEQRVHRGLAYVPQGRDIFSTLTVEENILIGMAKFSGSKARHVPAHLYEIFPVLEEMKHRRGGDLSGGQQQQLAIARALASQPRVLILDEPTEGIQPSIIKDIGKVIERLVSAGEMSIVLVEQFYDFAEELADNYTVMSRGKVIAQGPGYEMTDKGIQDLVAI; this is encoded by the coding sequence ATGCTAGAAGTGAAACAAATCAATCAATACTACGGTGGCAGTCACATCCTGCGCGATGTCACCTTACAGGCCCCCGTGGGCGAATGCTCGGTCGTACTGGGCCGCAACGGCGTGGGTAAAACCACTCTGCTCAAATGCTTAATGGGTATCTTGCCGATCAAGTCCGGACAAATACTGCTCGATGGCGATGACATTACCAAGCTATCGCCTGAGCAACGCGTTCATCGCGGCCTTGCCTATGTGCCCCAAGGTCGTGATATCTTTTCAACCTTGACGGTGGAAGAGAATATCCTTATTGGTATGGCAAAGTTTTCAGGCAGTAAAGCCCGTCACGTGCCGGCGCATCTGTATGAGATTTTTCCGGTATTAGAGGAGATGAAACATCGCCGTGGCGGTGATCTATCTGGCGGTCAGCAGCAGCAGCTCGCTATTGCCCGTGCCTTAGCATCACAGCCACGAGTACTTATTTTAGATGAACCGACCGAAGGCATTCAGCCGTCTATTATTAAAGATATTGGTAAGGTCATTGAACGGTTGGTCAGCGCGGGTGAGATGTCTATTGTTCTCGTCGAGCAATTTTATGATTTTGCTGAAGAGCTGGCAGACAACTATACCGTGATGTCACGAGGTAAAGTTATTGCTCAAGGACCCGGCTATGAGATGACGGACAAAGGCATTCAAGATTTGGTAGCAATTTAA
- the urtD gene encoding urea ABC transporter ATP-binding protein UrtD: MTKLDANSKITAKPATKLIGQQNNKLNPMLQHSKANQQANPTLDPESYSIDDPATSGYSRPKPRGADFTHGVALYLENVSVWFDAFRALNDLSLYIEKGELRCIIGPNGAGKTTLMDVITGKTRPTEGSVFFGQSHNLANMSTEEIAEAGIGRKFQKPTVFENFTVMDNLLLAAPSNKRVSNSLFSRLSADAKNTLESTIEQIRLRDMVNKPAGLLSHGQKQWLEIGMLLMQQPKLILLDEPVAGMTDAETEHTAELCLELKKNHTLVVVEHDMTFIDAISEKVTVLANGAILAEGTLAEVQANEDVIETYLGR, translated from the coding sequence ATGACTAAGCTCGATGCCAACTCTAAGATAACGGCTAAACCAGCCACTAAATTAATAGGGCAACAAAACAATAAGCTGAACCCTATGCTGCAACATTCCAAAGCTAATCAACAAGCAAACCCAACGCTTGACCCTGAGTCCTACTCGATTGATGATCCTGCGACTAGCGGCTATTCGCGACCCAAACCCCGTGGTGCTGATTTTACTCATGGCGTGGCGCTGTATCTAGAAAATGTCAGCGTTTGGTTTGATGCGTTTAGGGCGCTCAATGACTTATCACTGTACATTGAGAAAGGGGAATTACGCTGTATCATCGGCCCTAATGGCGCAGGCAAAACCACGTTGATGGACGTCATTACGGGCAAAACACGCCCCACTGAAGGCAGCGTTTTCTTCGGTCAGAGTCATAACTTAGCCAACATGAGCACCGAAGAGATTGCAGAAGCAGGCATTGGTCGCAAGTTTCAAAAGCCGACCGTCTTTGAAAATTTCACTGTGATGGACAATCTACTGTTGGCCGCGCCCAGTAATAAACGGGTATCAAACAGTCTATTTAGTCGCTTGTCTGCCGATGCCAAAAACACTTTGGAGTCGACGATTGAGCAGATCCGCCTGCGCGATATGGTGAATAAACCTGCCGGTCTACTCTCCCACGGGCAAAAGCAGTGGCTTGAGATTGGCATGCTGCTCATGCAGCAGCCCAAGCTAATTTTGCTAGATGAACCCGTCGCCGGAATGACAGATGCGGAAACCGAGCATACTGCTGAGCTGTGTCTAGAGCTGAAAAAGAACCATACGTTGGTCGTGGTCGAGCATGATATGACCTTCATTGATGCGATTAGTGAAAAAGTCACGGTGCTGGCAAATGGGGCGATATTAGCCGAAGGGACGCTAGCGGAAGTTCAGGCTAATGAAGACGTTATCGAGACTTATCTTGGTCGTTAA
- the urtC gene encoding urea ABC transporter permease subunit UrtC, translated as MKFLSAFSNLLSDKPRNAILISLCFAVMLLLPWLHLLPADAPLHLSAYWVTLIGKIMCLAMVALALDLVWGYAGILSLGHGLYFALGGYAMGMYLMRQASGDGLPDFMRFLSWTEVPWYWVGTEYFAWAMALVVLAPGLVAFIFGYFAFRSKIKGVYFSIITQAMTYAAALLFFRNETGFGGNNGFTGFKTLLGFDITSAPTRTALCFVTALTLLLSYVGLRYLMNKPYGRVLGAIRDSENRLQYLGYRTLWYKLSAWTLSAVIAGIAGALYVPQVGIINPGEMNPVNSIEMAVWVAAGGRGTLIGAILGAGVINAVKTYFTVAYPEVWLLILGGLFVVVTLFLPNGIIGIFDRFKKAGDTSANKESNHD; from the coding sequence ATGAAATTTTTATCAGCATTTTCAAATTTATTATCCGACAAACCGCGTAACGCTATATTAATTAGCCTATGTTTTGCCGTCATGCTGCTATTGCCTTGGCTACATCTACTGCCTGCGGACGCCCCTTTGCACTTATCTGCCTACTGGGTCACCCTAATCGGCAAAATCATGTGCCTGGCCATGGTCGCGCTCGCGCTTGATTTAGTTTGGGGTTATGCGGGTATTCTTAGCCTCGGTCATGGTCTCTACTTCGCGCTCGGCGGCTATGCGATGGGCATGTATTTGATGCGTCAAGCATCGGGCGATGGCCTACCCGACTTTATGCGCTTTTTAAGCTGGACCGAAGTACCTTGGTACTGGGTTGGCACCGAGTATTTTGCTTGGGCAATGGCGCTCGTCGTCTTAGCGCCGGGGCTGGTAGCCTTTATTTTTGGCTACTTCGCCTTTCGCTCTAAGATTAAAGGCGTGTACTTCTCTATCATTACCCAAGCCATGACCTACGCCGCCGCGCTGCTGTTCTTTCGCAACGAGACTGGCTTTGGTGGTAACAACGGCTTTACGGGCTTTAAGACCCTATTAGGGTTCGATATTACTTCTGCCCCCACGCGAACCGCACTTTGTTTTGTGACCGCATTAACCCTGCTACTCAGCTATGTCGGGCTGCGCTATTTGATGAATAAGCCTTACGGCCGTGTGCTTGGGGCCATTCGTGACAGCGAAAACCGCTTGCAGTATCTCGGCTACCGCACCCTTTGGTACAAGCTGTCGGCTTGGACACTCTCTGCGGTCATCGCGGGTATCGCAGGCGCCCTTTATGTGCCACAAGTGGGCATCATTAATCCGGGTGAAATGAACCCGGTCAACTCTATCGAGATGGCGGTTTGGGTTGCCGCTGGCGGTCGCGGTACCCTCATTGGCGCTATCTTAGGCGCGGGCGTAATCAATGCTGTGAAGACCTACTTTACCGTGGCCTACCCTGAAGTGTGGCTCCTTATCTTAGGAGGATTGTTCGTCGTCGTTACCCTCTTCCTCCCTAACGGCATCATCGGTATCTTTGATCGCTTTAAAAAGGCGGGAGACACGTCTGCTAATAAGGAGAGCAACCATGACTAA
- the urtB gene encoding urea ABC transporter permease subunit UrtB has product MQLLIIPATTACAQETPAALPTLAMTTTDALAEPQTNSAIDAEADSETGTPAVSETSLIPPELTDQTATTAISGDAIEQFVAKDFAGRQTMLNSWSGSVEALDSLVELIESDALYQDNSGTTYILETNDAGDETLLSYPDKTVLEKWPNDLKQVTLTNALRSALIFGQAKVKLDSDEPSQRLDAVQILDFHLNQVDPSVITTALANESNDKVKTALIQLNARLEFLSGGLDNISNEDNTAGKLAALEVLKDSSSPDVMVDIEKALQAPDLDPALEAALIDAQESIARRLKMSEWSGHIFTGMSTASILLLAALGLAITFGLLGVINMAHGELIMIGAYTTYVVQSLFKTHLSGLLDWYLIAAIPAAFLVSAVIGMIIERIVIRPLYGRELETLLATFGVSLILMQLVRMIFGAQNVEVTNIAWLSGAYQLTPSLSLPFNRIAIIGFTTVVLMLLLYLLNKTRFGLFIRAVTQNRQMARAVGIRSARIDMMAFGLGSGLAGLAGCALAQVGNVGPDLGQTYIIDAFLVVVVGGVGQVWGAVLASLGLGISGTVLEIGMGAVLAKIILLVLVILFIQKRPQGLFALKGRFVE; this is encoded by the coding sequence ATGCAGTTGCTAATTATCCCGGCAACGACTGCATGCGCACAAGAAACCCCAGCGGCTCTCCCCACTTTGGCCATGACTACTACCGATGCATTAGCAGAACCTCAGACAAATTCTGCAATTGATGCTGAGGCGGATAGTGAAACTGGCACACCTGCCGTTAGTGAGACCTCTTTAATCCCTCCTGAACTAACTGACCAAACCGCCACGACTGCTATTAGCGGCGACGCGATTGAGCAATTTGTCGCCAAGGACTTTGCTGGCCGACAAACCATGCTAAATAGCTGGTCTGGTAGCGTAGAAGCGCTCGATAGCTTAGTCGAGCTGATTGAGTCAGACGCACTGTACCAAGACAACTCCGGGACGACTTATATCCTAGAGACCAACGATGCTGGTGACGAGACCTTACTCTCCTATCCCGATAAAACCGTGTTGGAAAAGTGGCCCAATGACTTAAAGCAAGTAACGCTGACCAATGCGCTGCGCTCAGCACTAATCTTTGGTCAAGCCAAAGTAAAGCTAGACTCAGATGAGCCATCGCAGCGACTAGACGCGGTACAAATATTAGACTTCCACCTTAATCAAGTGGACCCTTCGGTTATCACGACTGCCCTTGCCAATGAAAGCAATGATAAGGTCAAGACCGCACTAATTCAGCTCAACGCGCGATTAGAGTTTTTGAGTGGTGGATTGGATAATATCAGTAATGAAGACAATACCGCCGGTAAGCTTGCTGCTCTTGAGGTACTTAAAGACAGTAGCAGTCCTGATGTCATGGTCGATATCGAGAAAGCGTTGCAAGCGCCCGACCTTGACCCCGCGCTAGAAGCGGCTCTGATAGATGCCCAAGAAAGTATCGCCCGTCGGCTGAAGATGAGCGAATGGAGCGGTCATATCTTTACCGGTATGAGTACCGCCAGTATTTTACTCCTCGCCGCCCTCGGTCTTGCCATCACCTTTGGCTTGCTCGGTGTCATTAATATGGCCCATGGCGAGCTAATTATGATTGGGGCATATACCACCTATGTGGTGCAGAGTTTATTCAAGACGCATTTAAGCGGCTTGCTCGATTGGTATCTCATCGCCGCGATTCCTGCCGCCTTTTTGGTCAGTGCCGTCATCGGTATGATTATTGAGCGTATCGTCATTCGGCCGCTTTATGGTCGCGAGCTAGAAACCCTACTGGCTACCTTTGGTGTCAGTCTCATCTTGATGCAGCTAGTGCGCATGATATTCGGCGCGCAAAACGTCGAAGTGACTAATATTGCTTGGCTAAGCGGCGCTTACCAACTCACCCCAAGCCTATCCCTTCCCTTTAACCGCATCGCCATCATTGGTTTTACTACCGTGGTCCTTATGCTGCTGCTGTATCTGTTAAACAAAACCCGCTTTGGCCTCTTTATCCGCGCCGTAACACAAAATCGGCAAATGGCTCGTGCTGTCGGTATTCGCTCAGCGCGAATCGATATGATGGCGTTTGGCTTGGGTTCTGGCCTAGCGGGTCTCGCTGGTTGTGCGCTTGCGCAAGTGGGTAACGTTGGTCCCGATTTGGGTCAGACGTACATCATCGATGCCTTCTTAGTGGTCGTCGTCGGCGGTGTTGGTCAAGTTTGGGGCGCGGTCCTGGCGTCACTCGGTTTGGGTATCAGCGGTACGGTGCTCGAGATTGGCATGGGCGCGGTACTGGCCAAGATTATCTTATTGGTTCTTGTGATTCTGTTTATTCAGAAGCGTCCACAAGGTTTATTTGCCCTTAAAGGCCGATTTGTGGAGTGA
- the urtA gene encoding urea ABC transporter substrate-binding protein, with protein sequence MGGTLLSGCSNSNETASSGETSAETSVTTTAADADTIKVGILHSLSGTMAISETSLKDTALMTIDEINANGGVLGKQLEPVVVDPASDWPLFAEKARQLLTQDEVDVIFGGWTSVSRKSVLPVVEELNGLMFYPVQYEGQEQSENIFYTGAAPNQQAIPAVEYLMSPEGGSAERFVLLGTDYVYPRTTNQILRAFLQDKGVADEDIMEEYTPFGFSNYQTIVSNIKKFSTGKKTAVISTINGDSNVPFYRELANQGIKASDIPVMAFSVGEEELRGIDTNPLQGHLAAWNYFMSVKNPTNSDFSKAYKKYAVDKKLPNADKVVTNDPMEATYVGINMWKQAVEKAGTTDVDKVRIAMGGQTFDAPSGYTLKMDEENHHLWKPVMIGQIRSDGQFDVVYKTDDVIQAEPWSSYIPK encoded by the coding sequence ATGGGTGGCACCTTACTAAGTGGGTGTTCAAATTCAAATGAGACGGCAAGCTCAGGTGAGACTAGCGCTGAAACGAGTGTAACCACGACTGCAGCCGATGCTGACACTATTAAGGTCGGTATCTTGCACTCGCTGTCAGGCACGATGGCGATTTCAGAAACCTCACTAAAAGACACGGCGCTGATGACTATCGACGAGATTAATGCCAATGGCGGCGTACTGGGCAAGCAGTTAGAGCCTGTGGTAGTTGACCCCGCCTCTGACTGGCCGCTATTCGCCGAAAAAGCTCGCCAGCTACTAACTCAGGACGAAGTCGACGTAATCTTCGGCGGTTGGACCTCAGTATCGCGCAAATCTGTATTGCCCGTCGTTGAAGAGCTTAACGGCTTGATGTTCTATCCGGTTCAGTACGAAGGCCAAGAGCAATCTGAGAATATCTTCTATACCGGTGCAGCGCCCAACCAGCAGGCTATTCCTGCGGTTGAGTACTTGATGAGTCCTGAAGGCGGCAGCGCAGAGCGTTTTGTTCTATTGGGTACTGATTATGTCTATCCCCGCACTACCAACCAGATTTTACGCGCGTTTTTGCAGGATAAAGGCGTGGCGGATGAAGACATCATGGAAGAATACACGCCCTTTGGTTTTAGCAATTACCAGACCATCGTCTCTAATATCAAAAAGTTCTCAACGGGTAAAAAGACTGCCGTCATCTCGACGATTAATGGTGACTCCAACGTACCGTTTTATCGTGAGCTAGCCAACCAAGGTATCAAGGCGTCTGACATTCCTGTTATGGCCTTTTCAGTCGGTGAAGAAGAGCTGCGCGGCATCGATACCAACCCATTACAGGGTCACCTAGCGGCATGGAACTATTTCATGTCGGTCAAAAACCCTACCAACAGTGACTTTAGTAAGGCCTATAAAAAATACGCGGTTGACAAGAAACTACCTAACGCGGACAAGGTCGTGACCAATGATCCGATGGAAGCCACCTATGTGGGCATCAATATGTGGAAGCAGGCGGTTGAAAAAGCGGGTACGACAGATGTGGATAAGGTTCGCATCGCAATGGGTGGTCAGACCTTTGACGCACCATCGGGCTATACGTTGAAGATGGATGAGGAGAACCATCACTTATGGAAGCCGGTCATGATTGGTCAAATTCGTAGCGACGGTCAGTTTGATGTGGTCTACAAAACCGATGACGTGATTCAAGCGGAGCCTTGGAGCAGCTATATCCCTAAATAG
- a CDS encoding uracil-xanthine permease family protein has protein sequence MSTSLNHDSNSELIYQLEDKPGFLPASFAALQHVLASIVGVVTPTLIVAGTLGLGAYIPYMISCALIASGIGTFIQSRKVGPVGAGMLCLQGTSFGFLTAIIAAGFIVKNRGGSPEDILATIFGVSFCAAFVEIFLSRFIHKLQRIFTPVVTGTIIILIGIPLIKVAMTDIGGGFGADNFGSLQNLFLGGIVLLAVIAFNRAKSSMLRLSSVVIALILGMIAAFFMGLLDFSKLHNVGLITIPTPFKFGFNFELAAFIPLMILFCVSALETTGDLTANSTISKQPVTGPVYLERIRGGVLADGVNSIIATTLNSMPSTTFSQNNGVIALTGVASRHVGIYIAAILVVLGLFPIFGAVLQMMPKPVLGGATLVMFGTVAVAGIRVLASARLDRRDMMIIAISIGMGLGVSMVPDVLSQLPELVRNVLISPVAMGAITAILLSLFLPEEKVSAVKPIPNKTGELASPS, from the coding sequence ATGAGCACCTCCCTAAATCACGACAGTAATAGTGAACTCATTTATCAATTAGAGGATAAACCTGGATTTTTGCCCGCAAGCTTTGCCGCACTGCAGCATGTCCTTGCCAGTATCGTCGGCGTTGTCACGCCAACCTTGATTGTCGCCGGCACACTAGGGTTAGGGGCGTATATTCCCTATATGATTAGCTGTGCGCTGATTGCCTCTGGTATCGGAACTTTTATCCAAAGTAGGAAAGTAGGTCCAGTGGGCGCTGGCATGCTGTGCCTTCAAGGCACGAGTTTTGGGTTTTTAACCGCTATTATCGCTGCAGGGTTTATTGTTAAAAACCGTGGTGGCTCACCTGAAGACATCCTTGCGACCATCTTTGGCGTCAGCTTTTGCGCGGCGTTTGTCGAGATATTCCTAAGCCGCTTTATCCATAAACTGCAAAGAATATTCACTCCTGTGGTGACGGGCACCATTATTATCTTAATCGGTATTCCGCTGATTAAAGTCGCTATGACCGATATCGGTGGCGGCTTTGGCGCAGATAACTTTGGCAGTCTGCAAAATCTATTTTTGGGAGGTATTGTCTTACTGGCGGTCATTGCTTTTAACCGAGCCAAAAGCTCTATGTTGCGCTTATCTTCCGTGGTCATTGCTTTGATTTTAGGCATGATTGCTGCTTTCTTTATGGGGCTATTGGACTTTTCAAAGTTGCATAATGTCGGACTTATCACCATTCCAACACCGTTTAAATTTGGCTTTAACTTTGAGTTGGCGGCCTTTATTCCTTTGATGATTTTATTCTGTGTCAGTGCTCTTGAGACCACAGGTGACTTGACGGCCAACTCTACTATATCTAAGCAACCGGTTACCGGCCCCGTCTATCTGGAGCGCATTCGTGGAGGGGTATTGGCCGATGGGGTAAACTCTATTATCGCCACCACGCTGAACAGTATGCCATCGACGACCTTTAGTCAGAACAATGGGGTGATCGCTTTGACCGGAGTCGCCAGTCGCCATGTTGGTATTTATATTGCCGCTATTTTGGTGGTCTTAGGATTGTTTCCCATCTTTGGAGCAGTGCTACAAATGATGCCCAAGCCGGTGCTTGGTGGTGCAACTTTAGTGATGTTTGGCACAGTGGCGGTCGCGGGTATTCGTGTGCTGGCCAGTGCCCGATTAGATCGCCGCGATATGATGATTATTGCTATCTCGATTGGAATGGGGCTCGGGGTATCGATGGTACCCGACGTGCTGTCGCAACTGCCGGAGCTCGTTCGTAATGTGCTGATATCACCAGTAGCAATGGGCGCTATCACGGCAATCTTACTCAGTCTTTTCCTTCCTGAAGAGAAAGTGAGCGCAGTGAAACCTATCCCAAATAAAACCGGAGAGTTAGCGAGTCCCTCATAG